One part of the Drosophila teissieri strain GT53w chromosome 3R, Prin_Dtei_1.1, whole genome shotgun sequence genome encodes these proteins:
- the LOC122619370 gene encoding uncharacterized protein LOC122619370 has product MLKPHQGLCWMLLLLASLIATFMLAFSYWMFVPREDSFWSMVSNNYSGTRIKYSMPPSAVPEELKLRQRPPFVYQILH; this is encoded by the coding sequence ATGCTGAAGCCACATCAAGGTTTGTGCTGGATGTTGCTTCTTCTGGCATCGCTGATCGCCACTTTTATGCTGGCCTTTAGCTACTGGATGTTTGTGCCGCGCGAGGATTCATTTTGGTCTATGGTATCCAACAATTACAGTGGAACTAGAATAAAGTACTCCATGCCGCCGTCAGCAGTACCTGAGGAACTTAAGCTTCGGCAAAGACCGCCGTTCGTTTACCAGATATTACATTGA
- the LOC122619368 gene encoding protein SYS1 homolog yields the protein MKGGTFRNTQWDPTLLSSQIVSMQFCVYFTLGLLVFVANKLSGDNYSLDHLFEYHEIHIYDMGGRLVICAFVLNAFIASLALWCIVRRAKLCLDFSCTFHVLHLLICWWYNRSFPANASWWLLNVITGTIMCIGGEFLCLQTEMKEIPVGYAALNQKSDV from the exons ATGAAGGGCGGAACCTTTCGCAACACCCAGTGGGATCCCACGCTGCTGTCCTCCCAGATTGTGTCCATGCAGTTCTGCGTGTACTTCACGCTTGGCCTACTCGTCTTCGTGGCCAACAAGTTGTCCGGGGACAACTATAGTCTGGATCACTTATTCGAATACCAT GAGATCCACATCTACGACATGGGCGGCCGACTAGTGATCTGTGCCTTTGTTCTAAATGCATTCATAGCTTCCCTGGCACTGTGGTGCATTGTGAGAAGAGCCAAGCTCTGTCTGGACTTCAG TTGCACCTTTCACGTCCTACATTTGCTCATCTGCTGGTGGTACAACCGCTCCTTCCCCGCGAACGCATCGTGGTGGCTGCTGAACGTCATCACCGGCACAATAATGTGCATAGGCGGCGAGTTTCTCTGCCTGCAGACCGAGATGAAGGAGATCCCAGTGGGCTATGCGGCCCTCAATCAAAAGTCGGACGTCTGA
- the LOC122619367 gene encoding dihydroorotate dehydrogenase (quinone), mitochondrial → MDQDHLKNAKNATRRVGRLRSLGIVTVGAAALVAGITAYKQQDQLFQTFVMPAVRLLPAETSHQLAVLACKYRLCPVSQYHDDQNLHTPFFGRMLSNPIGIAAGFDKNAEAVDGLQDLGFGFIEVGTVTPAAQEGNPKPRVFRLSDDKAIINRYGFNSEGHQAVLQRLRLLRKKENFNGVVGVNLGRNKTTMSPIADYVQGVRVFGPVADYLVINVSSPNTKGLRDMQSKEKLRELLEQVNDTKNSLDKNKNVPILLKLSPDLSLDDMKDIVWVIKRKKSRVDGLIVSNTTVSRENIGNNKLAEETGGLSGLPLKARSTEMIAQMYQLTDGKIPIIGVGGVASGYDAYEKIEAGASYVQLYTALVYEGPALVDDIKAELSALITRLGHTNVADVVGTNSKFYLPK, encoded by the exons ATGGATCAGGATCACTTGAAGAATGCCAAAAACGCCACGCGGAGAGTT GGTCGTCTGCGGTCGCTGGGCATCGTTACAGTCGGAGCAGCTGCCTTGGTGGCGGGCATCACGGCGTACAAGCAACAGGACCAGTTGTTCCAGACCTTTGTGATGCCAGCGGTGCGACTGCTTCCGGCGGAAACCAGTCATCAACTGGCTGTGCTGGCGTGCAAGTACCGCCTGTGCCCGGTTTCACAGTACCATGATGACCAGAACTTGCACACCCCGTTCTTTGGCCGAATGCTCAGCAATCCCATTGGCATTGCCGCGGGATTCGATAAAAATGCTGAGGCAGTGGACGGCCTGCAGGATCTAGGATTCGGATTTATAGAAGTGGGCACAGTCACCCCGGCTGCCCAGGAGGGCAACCCAAAGCCAAGGGTCTTCCGGTTATCCGACGACAAGGCCATCATCAATCGGTACGGATTTAATAGCGAGGGTCACCAGGCGGTGCTCCAAAGACTACGCCTGCTCCGCAAAAAGGAGAACTTCAACGGAGTTGTGGGCGTCAATCTGGGCCGGAACAAGACCACCATGAGCCCGATAGCCGATTATGTACAGGGTGTGCGGGTCTTCGGGCCCGTAGCAGATTACCTGGTCATTAACGTAAGCAGTCCGAACACCAAGGGCCTCCGAGATATGCAGAGCAAGGAGAAGCTAAGAGAGCTCCTGGAACAAGTCAACGACACGAAAAACTCCCTGGATAAGAACAAGAATGTGCCCATACTCCTAAAACTCTCGCCGGATCTATCGTTGGACGACATGAAGGACATCGTGTGGGTTATCAAGCGCAAGAAGAGCCGCGTGGATGGCCTGATCGTGTCCAATACCACGGTGTCGCGTGAAAACATAGGAAACAACAAGCTGGCCGAGGAAACTGGCGGATTAAGTGGCCTTCCGCTCAAAGCCCGCTCCACAGAGATGATTGCCCAGATGTACCAGCTCACCGATGGCAAGATTCCCATCATCGGCGTCGGCGGGGTGGCTTCCGGCTATGATGCCTACGAAAAGATCGAAGCTGGGGCCTCGTACGTCCAGCTCTACACGGCTCTGGTGTACGAGGGACCCGCACTCGTGGACGACATTAAGGCGGAGCTGTCGGCGCTGATCACCCGGCTAGGTCACACCAATGTTGCGGACGTTGTGGGTACCAACAGCAAGTTCTATTTGCCCAAATGA